The DNA segment tcattaatattctttGGAAACTGATTTTCGTGTACTTCGTGGGAACAGTGGAATCACGAATTTCAATGTTCAACAAAATACAAGTTTTACATAGGAATGTATGcaaactttgacaaaaccatgaattcaaatatccatgaatatgCAAGATTTCCTCAATCCACATAAATTgctacccacgaaaataaatgaatccacagtatatcatATGTGTTttttgcttattgttttgtacagaAAGGAGGCTGCAAGTTTCCTCATTTCATTGTATTACATTTGTCTTTTGGAGTCTTTTGTATGTAACTTGCTTtgtggtatgggttttacttATTGTTGAAGTATGAAATGTGACCTATAGCTGCTAGGTTCTacttcatttggtctctggtggaatCTGTGTCATTTGCAATCACagcacatcttcttatttttataaataagtcaaAGTCTTGACACAAAGACATTATACATGTCATAATTTCTTTAGTTAAGAccagaataatttttttctagctATGAACAGAAACAAATAAGAACAAACCTTTGTAAATGAATCATCATAATAAAGCTCCCTAATGCCTGTAGACAGGTAGACACTGATAGTAATTGTATGACTAGCTGCATTGGGCCTCCTTTACTTAATGTTTCATACAATCGTGGAGCAAATATACACCCTAATACAAAATACGCTAAAGTCAATAACTGGTAAAATCTAAGAAGtcctgaaaaaagaaattttagtaaattgttaaaatttgaatgCAGTAAATGGATAGTGAAATCAAATAGGTTAAATAAgagaaaaagtgaaataaagCACTCAGTTATGCTTTGTTTATAGATATCTATGCAGAAATGTATAACATcatcatatatttatagattatcgttgatcatgtCATCGAGATTGATGTTCTCGCTCGAGCCGgtatctgtttatcgctattttacctatgacgatgtTTCAATTTAATTACAATTTCATTAGCAAGGCCATGTGCctctccttagtttctagcgataattttccattttaAGCAAGAAGCATatgaaaaattaacacaaaaatgatcaaaggaaaaaatgcacaaaatagcgatgaATAGAGATTATATGTAGCCCTCTAGATGGCTTTCTACTTATTGTGTTGATAGAATGCTGTTTCATTGACCTTTATCTCAGGTCACATGTTATCAACATCTTTAGTATTTACCTGTTTCATCATCTCCAAAATGTTCTGTAGGGTTTCCTAGGGAGTCAGGATTGAGTAATTGTATTGTATAATGTATGTAGTTAGGTTTGATCTCTCGACTGTCATCTCCACAGGTGTTATCATCCACGTATAACACATGGTAAAGGTGTGGTTTATCTATGTAACTTACTGTAAAATTACCAGTTCTGTTCTTTATTTGATCTGTTCATAACAaagtaataattaaaaaatttatacACCTTAAGAGTATGATCAGGAAAAAAGATggtgtttgttttgtacatgtatgttttcaatatgaaattgtatttattcaacaacaaaattaaaaatagtttgggtcagatatttatgaaatttacacCAAACTAAATGTACTGGTTTGACAAGAAAGACTCTGATAAGTGGACCAACTTTTATGAAGTGAAGGCCGTAATTCTGGGAAATTGGGTCATCTGGAAAGGAAACAAAAGCTTGGTCTGTACATTGtaagtcaaatttataaataatcattAATGTTTTCTAAAATGGAAGATTAAACTCACATCTcacatatttatttaacatttgaaaattattgaattttattgacATCATTGTAATCACTTTACTTTTGCAAcggcatacatgtatttttcaatgataaaaatgaacaattaaCGAAAATTTAACCTTTATAAATAATACCTACATACTGCCCTGgctaattcaaatttattttcacacgCGTCTTCTTGTAACGCATCGCTCCAATcgtcatttaaaaacaaaacaaactttggTGAGGAATGACCTGTATCATTCAAGGTGTAGTTCAATAAAGCTTGACctgtaataaaataaactttgatGAGGGATGACCTGTATCATTCAAGTTGTAGTTCAAAATACACTTAATAATTTGCATTACcataaaattcttttaaaaaataccaCTGCCATGACTACCAGCCTGAAATTAACCCATAATGGTCATATTCTTCAACTGGAAAATCTGTCCAGCTAGACCCGAGAATCTGAATCCAGAATCGGTCCCGCTTAAACTTTGACGTCATTCAACAATCACTTTCATGACTTTTCCTTTGTGGCATCAgatattttcttttagaaagtcaaaatttaaGTGAAATTTCgatgatatccagtaatggcagaTAAAAAAAGATAAGCCATAAGGTGTATTGTATCAGGGGTGTATGAGAAAAACTTGTCCAAGATTACACTGACGTCCTACCGTAGGACTCCTACGGCTGTTTTGCCatacaagctggggccgtgggacgtcagagctctTCCCATTACAAAAAaaggatatttgcccacccaaaataaATGCGCTGCTTTGTcgcttctggagccgactgagggccttggaattatataaatcgggcatcattctcttcatttttcattcatCTCTTCATTTTTGTAAGTTTCACCTAACTGCCATCCTTTATTTTCTCATAACTAGACAGTTTTAACAGTCAGCCATCAATTTCAGCATTTtgcctttcattttcaaagattatcACGTGACCACGAGAAAACAGTGCAAAAGACCTTAATGTAACTCCTCGTTCATTTACAATGCAAGTTACCTAAATGTCTGAGAGCTTCCGATTGTTATCGTGGTTGGAACTAAATGCTAATTACCGATCTCCTTTAAAGGAGGTGAAAAAACGTGGTTGCTTCTAAATGTTAAACATCGATCTCCTATAAAGgaggaaaacaaatataaatatttgcatatttgagtcTCGAGGCCTAGAACTCTCTCGTAACTTGATGTCCATTTGAAAGTGAATGTCAAAATGCAAAAGTCGATGAGTGTctgtgaaaactgttaaaatatagaaaaataaaggttggcaggtaggtgaaactaacataaatgaagagattgatgccagatttatataattccaaggccctcagtcggctccagaagcgACAAAGCAGcacatctattttgggtggacAAATATCCACTGTTTGATATGAGACAAGCTCTGACTTCCCAtcgccccagcttgtctggcaaacaGTTGTCGTGgtacgtcagagtaatctcgaaCTAAGAGAAAAACCATCCCTGAAATAGTAGAAGGATTATTCTAATACCATGTTTATGGATTCTGTGTCCAAAGTGATTTTAAGATTTATGGGAAGCCAAGTCAGAATATTATTAGGGACACACAAAAAAAGCGATTGCTGTAGAGGTAGTTTTGGatgaaacaaaatgttcaaCTGCAAatcttgcatattttttttacatttaccaTGAAAGCAAAATGTTGTTAAATACTGTCCCCATTCGTTAATAGCTGAATGACTTGAAAGTGTTCCTGATATGGTTTTGCTGTTCGTTGTTTTTAAGAAAtaggaaaatgttaataaaaccGAAAGGTGTCGAAATGTAAAAACTGTGACACTCATGTTTCGACACAAAGTTTTATATATCTTCGTTTTAAGATATTCAGTATCATTTTACTAAGCCATTTTTTATAACAACTCTTTGTCTTTTAATCACTTTGACAGAGAGGATGTGAAAATCTGTCTCCCTGTTTACAGGATTTGCAGTCTGCTCTAAAACGTGTAATGTCGTTAAAATATGATATGAAAAGAAAGTAAACGGCTacataaatacacaaaatttagcTTTAAATCTGAactatgtttgatttcagtacatttaaaaaatttggttCACCAAGAAGCtttcaaaattagaaattttaaaggaaaagtaATGTCATTAAATATCGTAAATCGGCGACTTGAGCGACCAATTTCTGGTGACAACAGAGTAAagtgttgaaatatttttacatatttcggTCCAcaccaaataaacaattttgcaTTTACTTGAGgatttcaattttgtatataaatgaatttcacggatttgtttgaaaaattgaaaatcatcAATCATGTGCtacagacaaaataaaaagcCAAGGTGCTCAATTCTTAATAGTTACTTTTTCTCAACACTTCACCAAATCACCATGTAAATACAGACGAAAATTACTgcaagaaaacatgaaaagagGGAGAGGTTTTGTCAATTCAATTGagttaaattttcctttttctatTCTTAAAGAGATTGCCTCAAAGAATGAACACGAAGATGTAAGAAACTAAGTCTAGGCTTTTGTTATATAGTCAATTCGGCACTTATGCATTGTTATGTCATGTGTGTAGTCAAAGTTAAAGTGGGGCTTATTAATTCTGTACCCAAGGTGGTCAGAGACTACCTTGACATCAACAAtctaatatgaggcaggcattacctgtaaatggggacgacgtctgtatgaattttttttttgtaacttaaatatttgttaaaaaaagaatcggagataccgtaacgtttccgattttggttctgttgttagggagtttagttgtgacgttatttaagttatgacgtcatatgcaatgtaaacaaagaaacgctatcatcaggttacgtttttttatattaaggaattattaaaaatgaaattgatattgcGTTCCTTCCTTTTTATAATAGAttggtaaatatattttacttaaagattcatacaaacaaaatcggaaaaaggaagtacattgtagTTTACTGCGCAGGTccgggatttcaaaacatgacataaaaaactTGAATGATTTTgggttcattagtacaatgaaaaattcgggaaattttcccgatttttttttttattgaattttctactgttattggggacttcgtccccatataatGTCAAACCAATGAGGCCCTGGGACATCAGAGCTCGTCCaatatcaaacagaaaatatctGCCcatttgatcatgttgatgcaCTGCTTTGTTGCTTCTGGAGGGTATCGAGTTCGTTCGCCCTGATAACATGCTCGCCCTAGGTTTGTTCGCACTGAGTTTGTTCGCCCTGATATTCTGTTTGCCCTAAGTATCCGTTCGCCCTAGGTTCGTTTGCcctattttcatttattatatgtatagtTCAAAGTTCTTTAATTTTTCCAATTAAGGGCCTTTGACAGGACATAATGATAATGTCAAAATACATTCTGATTCttaacacataaacatataatgaagataaaattaaaatttctattcACATGAAgagcatacctgccaacttttcaaaatgcccatgggggttttactTGCAAGATGGCTCTTTCAGTCCTTAAAAACCTTCAAGGGAGCCTTTAAATGCATCTAAGTATTgatttttggcttcttcatacttttcaAAGCATATAGCCATTGTAAACTTAActgttttgtataaaattgtggacaaaattgctattttaaaatttccatttgggagctttcatgggggaaatcccccccAAATAGTGACAGTTAGCAGGTATGGAAGAGAATATAATatcatagaatatatatattatataaaatgtcacaacataaaacaattgttattgttattatttataagttattttaGTTCTCTCAAAGTTTCATATCTTTGATTTTTTCTGCCATGCCAGAGTGCCAGCAAAAATagattaataatttattaattcaccataatatgaggcaggcaaaatatggcataaaaaaaattgagcgattttgagttcattagtacaacaATTACATTAgttgtatgtttcattataatacgttattctgattggctaacagcacatcacatgttattccttaaacagttgcatgagacaataacatttatcatgcatgatgacacaaggtcccacaataaagtgcacaggtgaattaaataaaactggataaaaattgtgttttcatgatcctagctaaaaaatgtaattataagtattgaatgcttctttttgtaactttatagggttgtaaaagcgttgactgtgcatacatttttagaatgaagtgcttccgcgcttcatacaaaatgtacttcggtcaacgcttttacaccccaataaatttacaaaaagaagcattcaattcttaaatgaaaattttccctattttttttttttattgatttttctactgttattgaGGACTTTGTCCCCatattaaattgagaatggaaatagttTGCTAACAGAGGTCCACCTCGTCTCTTATccataaaaataagttgaagGAATAAATAGTACAAGTCACTTAAATGGAAAAGAGACCAAGGGCAAATTCACTTGGACATGTTAGTATTAAGTGGAATTTTAGATACCCTCTCAACCTCCTTGTGACTAGTGCACAatagtacaaaaatgtaaatgcatttatgaacgaaatataaatatatatattaaaatttatgtatattaaaagTTAATTACAGAACATTTGccaaaggagtatgttcgataaggtcctagaatggcccccttttttggcgtaaatttcaaattcagatttgtcgaccaatatcacgataaattacagctaatacattgactagctaggatataaaccattttgttgaacattttacgtttctgcttttcattatgacgtcacaagtcgtactcatattgatttttcacgaaaaaccaatgaaaatgggtaaatttccatagataatagaccactttcgagttcatccgtcaccggaaaaa comes from the Mytilus trossulus isolate FHL-02 chromosome 3, PNRI_Mtr1.1.1.hap1, whole genome shotgun sequence genome and includes:
- the LOC134712556 gene encoding integral membrane protein GPR180-like isoform X1, yielding MSVTVFTFRHLSVLLTFSYFLKTTNSKTISGTLSSHSAINEWGQYLTTFCFHGQALLNYTLNDTGHSSPKFVLFLNDDWSDALQEDACENKFELARAVYQIKNRTGNFTVSYIDKPHLYHVLYVDDNTCGDDSREIKPNYIHYTIQLLNPDSLGNPTEHFGDDETGLLRFYQLLTLAYFVLGCIFAPRLYETLSKGGPMQLVIQLLSVSTCLQALGSFIMMIHLQRYSKDGMGSSFVELIAEFFDVLSQFAMLYMLLSLSLGWTLGTSYKAVSHLHIISKKPAARVVGVLAVIQAILFIWEQIEDTDHRMYHAHRSYAGLALVVLRILLAALFAWNLNVTVSAERSALRREFYKSFTKSCMLWFLCYPLIVVISWIFYEYLRYKLITMAVVMSQCGAVAMLYKLFLSRSLYWEISALSSSLPLHVRMDKTLGYKLYS